DNA sequence from the Rhizoctonia solani chromosome 10, complete sequence genome:
ATAGGGACCCTGACACGGGGTGCACGTGATGCGGATGAGGACCCTGAACGCACGTGGCTCTTCGCGCTACTTAATTGAATCCTTTTTCACCGACAGACGACGACCGTGTCTGCTATAATGATTTCTCCGACTCCGGGTTCGAGCTCAGCGCCTCTAATAGGTGAGCAGGGATTACAGATTAGTTCAACGCGTGCTAATAGCTTGAATAATGCAGATTTCAGTCTATTTGGAGGTGCCGAGTCGTTATCCGAAGGCCGACCCAGCCCTAAGCATCCACGTCGAACAGTCACGGTATCCCCCACTGCGGCAGATGTTCAAATTCCCAAAGCACCTCAAGATCCCTCGGATTTTCTATGGTTAATGACAGAAGAACCACACAGGAGTCGGAGGCAGGCCATCCTAAAAGCTCATCCTGAGGTATATTCACTTCGATTCTTTCCTATTCTATCCTACTCACTTTGCGCTGGACAGGTGACAAAACTCATGGGCTATGAGCCTCTAACTAAATACGTTGTATCTGGTGTTGTGGGACTTCAAATTGCAACGGCCTACTACCTCATCCGTGTCCTACGCGCTTCGCCGCTCTCGGTTCCATTTCTCCTAGCATCATACGCGATCGGAGGAACGGCCAATCACAACCTGTTCCTTGCTGTTCACGAAATAACGCATAACCTTGCGTTTAAAGGTGTCAAAGCCAACAAGCTATTCGCGATGTTTGCGAATCTGCCAATTGGGATTCCGTATGCCATTACGTTCAAGGTGGGCCCCCTTTTGTCGTGCTCCTTGATCACGAGCGAGGTACTAATGAGGGTCATTAGCAATACCATATTGAACACCACAAACATCTAGGCGAAGACGGAATCGACACTGACCTTCCGTCCCGACTCGAAATGCTTTGCTTGCAAAACGTAGCAGGCAAAgccttcttctggtccgtTCCTGCTCTTTCTCCTTTCGCGCATAGCCCCAACTCACACTTCACTTGCTCGCACAGTACATTCCAAATCCTCTTCTACGCCCTCCGCCCCGGATTCATCCGTTCCCAAAAGCCAACGCCATACCACTTCCTCTCGATCGTCACTCAACTCGCCTTCGACCTCGTTCTGTACCTCTGGCTCGGCCCTCATGCTCTCATATATCTCATTATGAGCAGTTTCTTTGCAGGAAGTCTTCACCCATGCGCAGCGCATTTCATCGCGGAGCACTACTTGTGGGATGGGCTCGACCAGGAAACGTACTCTTACTATGGCCCTTTGAATATATTGGCATACAATGTCAGTCTTCTTCCCCTTACTTCTCTatgcgttttttttttctttggtCACTGATCAATGGACCAATTAATAAACAGGTCGGATACCATAACGAGCACCACGACTTTCCCTCTGTCCCCTGGACCCGTCTTCCCGCACTGCGTAAACTCGCTCCCGAATTCTACGACACGATCCCGAGTCACCCAAGTTGGCCTATGCTCACATATCGATTCATATTCGACCCAGATGTGGGTCTATATTCCCGCGTCAAGCGAGCACCCAAGGAAAGCCAGGCTAGACTTGCTCGCGAGGGCAAAAATGCAACGGCGGGACAAGGTAAAGAAGAAGAGAGAGGTGTAGGCGTAGACAGGGGCTACGCGAGCGATGAGGAAGAGTGCGGGAAGAATAAAAAGGCTTGAGAGGAGGTTGACTAGAAAAAAATTCCACTCGTGGATAGATTCATAGATTCATATATCCCGTTTCACTACCCCGGTATTTTTGAGAGACTTTTTTCTGTAAGATTTACTCTACACTAGGACCTTTTTTTGTGATGCATGTGTGTATGGTAATGCTTCTTTGCTAACACGCGTTCATTTTTTTTTCTATTGAGTGGTACGATTATGTGTTTGGTTTCATGCGCCGAGGACTTACGGGGCTGCATGCATAAGAAGTGTCTCTCCACGGATTGGACACAAGACCGAGATCGAGCGGGATTGATACAAgtgtgggtatatgcgtacaaGTTAATGCGGCTCCCATCTTGGCTGGGTTAAAGCTTGATCTTGTAGTAAAGGAGACTGTTGATTTCTTACTTACCCATTTAATGAGCCTTCTAGTAGTGTGTGCGCAACGTGTTTGGTATGCCCTACAAGGACTAGCCGGAGTGGATGAACTAAAAAGCAAAAATTAACTTGCGTACGGTAAAAACAACGGGAAACAGGGAGGACTGAATATAAGAGATTCATCACACTCACATCATATCTATATTGACACACTATAGCTAGAACTAGGGGGAAACATTCATAATATCTAGTATACATTTATCAACTCCAATCCCGGACTAGTACGCAACTACCCAAGGCTTCCCCGCCCACCTATTCCAATCCTCCAGCACCTTCTCAACTACAAAGTGCCCGACGTCCGCCCTTGATACCGTCCAAGCGCCTGTGAGCTCATCCCCAACTCTATACGCATCCGAGTCCTTATCCGCCAGACATGCTCCGCTAGTCAACAGAGCTGGCCGCACGATGACTACATTCTTCGGATCGAACCACCCTTCAATATTCGTGGCTTGATTAATAGTGTTCTCCTGTCCGATCTTGTCCTCGTGAGGCACCTTCAACAGCCCGGAATAAAATGCCTTGAGTGGCCAGGGGAGTAGCGAATGAGAACGCTCGTCGAGCCCGTTCGAAGTGACGGTTACAAGCCGCGGTCTAATGTTCGAGTCTTTGATGATAGAGAGAAGGACGTTCATGCTTCGTGTGGTAACGTCGGCTGGGGTGATAACGAACCCCTTTGTGAGTGAGAGCGATGGGTCGCCGCCTACAGAATAGGTCAGAGCTCCATAAATACACGTAGATAATCTTTGTGGACTTACCGATACCAAAGAATATCAACTCTAGCTTCCCATCGGCGTTGGCCGTGTTGACCGCTTTCTGGACATCTTCCCGGACCAGAGCATCGCCACGTACAAGCTTGGCCAAGCCACTCTGGATGTAGCCCTTCATAGACGGGTCAGACTCCATCACGTCGGGCTTGCGGAGTAACAAGGTGCATGTATGCCCCTTTGCGAGGAGGCGTTGCGCGACAAAGTAACCAATGTTGCGAGAGGCACCAAGGAGTAATACGTGCATGATTCAGAAATGCTATGAGCTGGGATAGGAATGAAAATGAAGCAGGAATTCGAATTCTGAGGCTTGAGCATGGCTCGAGTCCCGTACTTATATCTCACAGTGGCTCGGCGCAGAGGAAGACTCATAATTGCCCGGCCATCTTTCTAAAGGCAAACCGTGATGCGAACGGGGATTGCCTTATATCACGTGGTATCGGCCATGGGGGTCAACCGAGGCGAGCTCGGGGTGAGATATACCAAAAAGGGTAGTTGTCCTGTTATGTCGACTGCTTCGGCCTCGGGGAGTGAGGAGCTCAGTAATGCGGTGACCCGCTCGCTTCGTCACCGGCTGCGCTTTAGGCCGACCAACTGATCCCTAGCATAGCACTTGAGCCTACACCCCCTTCTAATTCCACGCGTTTCGTGTCATTCAGAATACACGTAGATTAGTTAATCCGAGCTCAGGCATTTTTGATGACATTACTCTGTTCTTTGTCAGTATTTGGGACGATTAATATACCCACTGCCAAGATCAGATGTAGAAGAGTATTGCTACGAATACAGTTTCTTAACGTCTCAAGGATTCCTACCCGATCAACCATGTCAGCTAGAGATATATGAGTTATTGAACTTACGCCATTTATTCTACACACACGATCGGGCTCGTACCAACAATGACTACCCACTTGAGTAAACTTCAACATTACATCTATAAAATTTAACCCGAAACTACATAAACCCAACTACTAGTACAAGATAGAGAGCGAGGAAAGCTTGGTTACCGAATTTCTTAATGCACATACAATTTAAATGCAGTGTTATGGAAAGTTCCAGTCGTTTATTGGGTTAGGGTCATCTTAAAGAATACTCTATCAAGAGTTGATCATTATTGATAGACTTTGTAGAGCTTCACCTTATTTGAGTCTGATCGCAACGAGCCGAGAGGAAATAAAGATATTTTTGTAGTGCACTCGATCAAGCAGCTGAGAGGGTGGAATACACGCTGATGAATGATTAGGTTACTTCGGTTAATTCACTGTTTATTAATCCGGTATTTGGGATCAGCTTTTGACCTCGTGATTAGAGCTAACCCCCGATCCTACGTACAGAATGCCTTGCGCATGCTAACCTTTGCATAAATACAGTATACGCACTTTATTAGAGTTGAAATATTGTCTGTCCAACCCAGCGCGTCCCGGAAAATAGTAGGTCAGAGGCTGAAACTATCATTGGGAGCTGCGATACAATGCATGAACTAAGCCCTTGGTACAGTTGTATTCAAGTTATATGTCGTATATGCGCAGTTTCGCGGACTCAAATATCCATAAATAATTTGGAGGCTTTCAGACCGAATCAGCAGCTTTGTTTGGGAAGGAACACTCATAACTTGACACATGAGAGCATTGGTGAGCGGAGTGAATTCAATGGTCACTTCACGATCGAAATTCCATAAGATTGAGGAAAAGCATTCCCATGAGAGCAAGCTGGAAGCTTCGTCCCCCTATAGCTAGAGTAAGGCCACCATTGTCATTCCCTTTAGTTTGAATTTCTCAAGCATTTGAACTATAGAAAGCAATTCTGAGCAATATTCACCTCTTCAGCGTTACTCAACCCCTGGTCACACCCCTGGTTTATGGCGATCCATTTGCTGCTCGTATCAGAATGATTCACCTTTGTTATGGGACCTTTGTTGGCGGAGTTTTCGAGGAAATGAAAGTACAGCGCTGGAAGACAGAGCATGCTCAATCCGATCGATCAAGTGACGCACTGGGTGCGTTCAATAGCCTTCGTGCCCCGGATTGTCTGTTTGATGTGTACTACGTCCGGATTGGATAGGAAGCCCTTCATTCGGGTGTTTACGGTCCCACAGGTTGTCTATTGTAACCACCATGAGCTAAACCTAGTCAATAATGATAGTCCGAAGTCAAAGGCTATTGTTCAGACTCCCGGGATCACGCGGACCTGTGAACCACAGTTCTATTCGTTTGTTCAATCCAATGGAGATTTAATGACATAATTAGTTTTCAGTTCAGTTCTTTTCCCGATCATAATTAGAGAATATGGCATTGTGCAACCCGGTGTGGTGGGTACGTGACTGTCACTCTGCCATTACTTATCCTCTCAGAAAGCACACTGTGTATTGTTTACTTTGCTTTGATGGTCAGTGAGCTTTTATTGATCTTTTATGTGCGTTCTCAAGTAGATCAAAACCAATTTTACGTCCGAAGACATCTCTGTTCTCACTGTTGCTCCGAGcaaaatatatgcgtattacGTAAGAAACTTACGTGCAAAAGTGTTATCTCGATTATAGAAAACTTTATTGGGCCTTACTGCTGCACGGTTTAATTTATTATATCAACTCTGTTATAACTCAATCAATCATTTGTAAGTTCACGAATGGCAACCTGAGTGTTTGTGAAGGCAGCTATGCGATTCATCCAGGAATATTGCCACTCCAAAAGTCTGCTGTCGCCAAAATAATCCATCATCATTACCATCTAGTTAAGCGATCATATCATAATATATTAATACTAACAAAATTGCCTCTTTTCCCACTGAGTTGGTCCCATAATCAGGGGGGTTTCAGGGATCTGCGATGACCTCCAAGCCTAAGCCCCTATACCAACAATCGCTTTCGACCCAACGACCATGCCTCTCAAGCTAAGATCTATAGCTGCTCTCATGCTTCTCACTGGTATCCTATATGTAACAATGGAATCAATGGAAACAAAAATAAGAGATGAGATTCATTCCGGGAAATACGGGGTTCTTCATTGGCTTTATACCGGTCTATCATTTGCAGGAGGAGCCACATGTGGTTATATTATCACTCTTACCCCGATCTGGAATATTTTACGTGAGTTCTCATAGAGTTAATGGCATTATATCTTGTTCATAATTACGCTCATGTTTAGAGGGATGGTTCTTCTACCTGCCGGAAGATGACGAACATATTGATTCTACACTCGATATCAATCCAAGAGGCAAGATGCGGGATCGTTCAGGAGCCAAAAAGGACCAGCTGAAAGTAGATCAGTCAAGCCTTTGTGTTATTGAGGGAGCAAGAAAGATAAAAAGTCAAGGGGTGAGTCTGTTGCTTGCCAAGATCTTCAAGCCGACCGTGGTCCGAAACTTACCAAGTGTCTAACTAGGAACCGATGGCGAGCTCCTCGTAATTTCGGCTTTACTGGATGTTGCGCTCGCATGAAACAACATGGCTTCTCGCCATTTGATGTCTTTTTCGTTTCGATAATAAATGCCAGCGTGCGGGGACTTTTGCATGTAGACATTGTAATAAGATGGCCACCGGCTTTATGCATAGAGGATCCCAACCAAAGAACCAGTCAAAGTTATTGATTGGGAGATAAAGCGACACAAATCAACTAAAATTGCGCACTTACTTGCACTTTGCTTTGACGGTGACATACCTAAATGAAACGTAGCGAGCATCATATACAAATAATCTACGAATTCGATGTCATAGGCCATCACAGGTCGGTGTCTAGGGAAATTTTGGGCTCCCTTCGGGCTTACGAGGAGGCTGATGGGCTAATAGGTCGCTTCTGTATGATCATAAAACACCAGGCTTTATGCGGACCTTGCCTTGAGCTATCAGACTTACGCATATACTTCAGATGCCCCTCTCCGTTCTAATTCCATGGATGCCATGGGTTTCCGTAGTTGGAGTGCCAGCATGGAGCACGCCATTGATCCAAGCTCTTGCGCGATGACCAGATCGTATCTAATCGCACTAGGGAATGTTTTTCGTCCGACAAAGAACGAATGAGTAGATTATATGACGTTGAAAGGTCGCTCTTGGGTTTAGCTATGTTGTGTGAAGGGAAGTTCATACCACGGTCCCTTGAATTACGTTCATAGATGACACCCTGAGTATCATCCACGTGACCGTGTACCGTGATCCGCCCGGTAACTTTTCCGACCGTTTGCACTCTTTTCCCGTGACTTTCTGAGGTACGGACATATATAAGATTCCGCCACGACAGCTCAACTTCAACAACTTGTCTTGGAATATCTGCTATGGCGCCTTCTACCTCGAACCTCACCCGACCACTAGTGCTTGATAACGCCTGTGAAGGCGTTGGGTACACACCGCTTTGCCGATTGGACCGATTGGCAAAGGCTCATGGAATTAAGAGCAATCTCTGTAAATATCTCATTTTTTCTCATGTGCATTACTAAGTATGTGGCAGTCGGCAAGGTTGAATTCATGTCAGTTGGGGGGTCTGTAAAGGATAGGATCGCAAAGCGTATGGTAGAACAGGCTGAGAAAGACGGTGTGCTCATCCCTGGGAAGAGCGTGGTGATTGAGCCCACCAGCGGAAACACCGGTAAGCTCCATTGTCGACACATTCTCCAATTCGGCTCATGAGCAAATCAGGCATCGGTCTTGCGTTGGCATGTGCCGTACATGGGTACCCACTCATCATTACGCTTCCTGAGAAGATGTCTTTGGAGAAGGAACTTACCATGCGGGCCCTCGGCGCCGAGATTGTTCGGACACCTACCGCTGCGGCGTCTAGCagccctctatccaatttgGGCGTCGCCAAGCGATTGAAGGACGCAATTCCGAATGCTGTTATCTTGAATCAATACACTAACCCCAACAATCCTCTCGCCCACGAACTGGGTACTGGTCCTGAAATTATTGCTGCTATCGAATCTCTCCCCGGAAATCAAAATGTTGACGTTTTTATTGCGGGCGCGGGCACGGGTGGCACTATTTCCGGAACCGCCAGGGCTCTTAAGAAGTATAACAAAGACTGCACGGTGGTTGGCGTGGATCCGGTGAGTACAACATAATAGTTGGTTGAATACTACAGTTGCTGAGTTCCTGATGAGGTAGCGTGGCAGTATTCTTGCTCTTCCTGAATCCTTAAATAAGTTGAAGGAGGGAGAGGACCTATCGTATCAAATTGAGGGAATCGGGTATGTATCTCCTCTGCTCTGTTGGTATGTTTTTTCACCTATTATTAGGTATGATTTTATACCGGATGTTCTATCCCGGGAACCTGGATTGATCGACCAGTGGGTCAAGGTCCAGGATGAAGATGCTTTCAAGCTAGTCCGAGACGTCATGAGACGAGAAGCATTATTAATTGGTGGTAGCAGTGGCTCTGCCATTGCTGGAGCACTCCGATGGTTAAAAGCATCTCCAGAGCGGGATGTTGAGGGTCAAAATGTTATCATTATGCTACCTGATGGGTAAGTGCTGGCTTTGTTGTATTGAAACTCGCCCCTGACTGACCGACGTTTACCAGACTCCGAAACTACATGAGCAAACCTTGGTTCGCCGAAGGGCTTGTAGGGCGTGAGCTAGGGGCGGATCTATCTCCAGAGGTCACCTCAAGAATCCACAAGGTACTCGCAGATAACTACAAATATTCACTCTCAGGAAACGACGAAGCCCCCACAAATGACAAGGTTGAGGTAGCCGTGGCCGCTCTGGCCGAGACGATGAAGGACATTGCTGTTGGCACCAGGGGTGTGAATGGCGTTGGCAAAGCTGCTGCTTAGATTACTCTCGATCTTATTCGTCTTTTCTTTGATTCGCAATGCATACAGTGTCTATTTCATTTCGTGTAAAGTAATGCCTCATCTTGCTCAAATACTGGGTTCTCCTACCTATGTGTGACCAAAGTGATTTGTGGTCGTTGCTGCGGAAATTCTAATAGAAAGCCGATAACGAATGGTCTGATGTCCACTGTCTACCGCAGGTTCGGAATTTACTTTCTTGAGCTTAAAACGCTCAAACTTTGGTAATGGGTTGGTAAGGTATTCAACCGCAAACAAGGTGCATGCACAATGTGTTTCTCCACTGGGCGGACACACCGACCGATACTTCGAAGGACCTTCTGTAGTCTTGTGTTCTCAGCTGCTGTCCGTTTGCATTTGGCTATTCACTTCGATATTCACCTTACTGGGCACTCCCAATGGTAAGGATGGTCCTTTTTCAAATCACCACAAGCGCCAGACATCTGCCCCCCAGCGCTTAGTTTGGATAAACAATTATTGCTCATTGGCTCGTCCCAACCCAAGCCGCCATGACCACTATTCCTTCTCGCCTTGCCCGCGTATCACAGTCATCCGGAAGTCTTCTTGACGCGCGCCGTCGTGTTGTCCAACTTTACCGTGACTGGTACCGCTCGGTATGTCATTCCAAACGATTATCCGCGCGACTCGCTTCTCACGTTTGCACAAACTTGCTTTGAATGGGGGCACTATACATCCGACCCGAAACCGAATTGTACGCTCATACTTCAAATCGGAACGTACACATTGAAAATAAAGGCACCCGAAATCGTGTCAATCTACGGTCTGAACGTTCCTCCTTCCCTCCTTCGTCACCGTGTTCGGGAGAGATTCGAGCAGATACGATATGTAACCGACTTGGCAGTGCTAGATGTTTGGATTCACAAGGGTCGTTTAGAATATCAGGTGCGGTTTTAATCTGGTTGATCAACGACGACTTGAATGGGAGAGGCGGCGATTCAAGCCTTGGGCTCGAATATAAGGTACTAATTAAATCCTAAATCTCAGGAAACAATGAACTGCTGGAAACAAGAGCCTCATATAATGGGTATTTTACTGCGAGATCTCCACGAAGGAAGCGCGGTGGGACAGACGTTCTTACAAAAGTTCTATGCAGGTAAGATAATTGACAATGCTAGTGCAACAACTTAATAAGTTTGCTAACGGATTTATCAGGGAGAGACGAAGAAAGCGTCAGAATTGCGTCGCCTCAACAGTGATTGTGTATATACACTTAAATATCGGATACTCAATCCCGGTATGTCTTACCCATAACACGAAGCAACGCTTCAAGGAAAGAACGGCATGACTTTGAAGGGGTGAATTACCTATTACATTTACATTGATAATGCTCTGTGTCAACTCTGATCCACAAATGATTCTTTCTTATCGTGA
Encoded proteins:
- a CDS encoding cysteine synthase; translated protein: MAPSTSNLTRPLVLDNACEGVGYTPLCRLDRLAKAHGIKSNLFGKVEFMSVGGSVKDRIAKRMVEQAEKDGVLIPGKSVVIEPTSGNTGIGLALACAVHGYPLIITLPEKMSLEKELTMRALGAEIVRTPTAAASSSPLSNLGVAKRLKDAIPNAVILNQYTNPNNPLAHELGTGPEIIAAIESLPGNQNVDVFIAGAGTGGTISGTARALKKYNKDCTVVGVDPRGSILALPESLNKLKEGEDLSYQIEGIGYDFIPDVLSREPGLIDQWVKVQDEDAFKLVRDVMRREALLIGGSSGSAIAGALRWLKASPERDVEGQNVIIMLPDGLRNYMSKPWFAEGLVGRELGADLSPEVTSRIHKVLADNYKYSLSGNDEAPTNDKVEVAVAALAETMKDIAVGTRGVNGVGKAAA
- a CDS encoding NADH-ubiquinone oxidoreductase 14,8 kDa subunit; the protein is MTTIPSRLARVSQSSGSLLDARRRVVQLYRDWYRSETMNCWKQEPHIMGILLRDLHEGSAVGQTFLQKFYAGRDEESVRIASPQQ
- a CDS encoding NAD(P)H-binding family protein — its product is MHVLLLGASRNIGYFVAQRLLAKGHTCTLLLRKPDVMESDPSMKGYIQSGLAKLVRGDALVREDVQKAVNTANADGKLELIFFGIGGDPSLSLTKGFVITPADVTTRSMNVLLSIIKDSNIRPRLVTVTSNGLDERSHSLLPWPLKAFYSGLLKVPHEDKIGQENTINQATNIEGWFDPKNVVIVRPALLTSGACLADKDSDAYRVGDELTGAWTVSRADVGHFVVEKVLEDWNRWAGKPWVVAY
- a CDS encoding Fatty acid desaturase, encoding MISPTPGSSSAPLIDFSLFGGAESLSEGRPSPKHPRRTVTVSPTAADVQIPKAPQDPSDFLWLMTEEPHRSRRQAILKAHPEVTKLMGYEPLTKYVVSGVVGLQIATAYYLIRVLRASPLSVPFLLASYAIGGTANHNLFLAVHEITHNLAFKGVKANKLFAMFANLPIGIPYAITFKQYHIEHHKHLGEDGIDTDLPSRLEMLCLQNVAGKAFFWSVPALSPFAHSPNSHFTCSHSTFQILFYALRPGFIRSQKPTPYHFLSIVTQLAFDLVLYLWLGPHALIYLIMSSFFAGSLHPCAAHFIAEHYLWDGLDQETYSYYGPLNILAYNVGYHNEHHDFPSVPWTRLPALRKLAPEFYDTIPSHPSWPMLTYRFIFDPDVGLYSRVKRAPKESQARLAREGKNATAGQGKEEERGVGVDRGYASDEEECGKNKKA